The genome window CAGCTGGTACGCCACCGTAACGAGCAACCGCGCGAAGAGGATTTAGCGAAGCTGCGCCGCCTGTATTCCTGACTCCACACACTGTTGAGGACGGTTTCAGGCGGCTCGCTTCATTCGGCGCCCCAAACTAAAGGCATCACTCAAACAGTTCTCTGGGCAATCCCGATTGCCTGATGATTGCTCGAAGTGTTCCAAGTCGCAGTTCTCTGTAATCGGGAACTGGAATGCTTGCGGTGTCATCGCTCTCCACTTTCCGCATTATGATGTGGCTGCCCTTGCGACGAACCTCAGCAAAACCATGATTTGCAAGTATTCGGCATACTTCTCGCCCCGATAGCACTCGAAGCCTAGCCAACTGCAATCTGTACCTGTGTTATGTACACTTCCCCACGCAAGCGGCGCTCAATCTCGGTATCCGACGCCACCTCAAAGAACAACTCCAATGCTTCTCTCAAGTTATCCCGAGCCTCAGGCACACTATCCCCTTGGCTGGCTATGTCCAATTCAGGGCAAAGCGAAACATAACCATCCCCTTCACGCTCGATGATCGCCGTCAATTGTATGTTCATAACCTCACCCGACAATGTTCACAACAGCGGTAACAATCGCGGCTCCGGCGACTATCCCGCCGGTCAGCGCGCCTACCATCCACTTCACCATGCGCGTCTCTGATTCTGCAATCTGCTTTGTCAGGCGCGTTTCCATGTCCGCTCTTTGCTTAGCGGAGCGCGCTTCCGATTCCGCAATCTGTTGTGTCATGCGGGTTTCGAGCGCCTGCACATCGGCTTTAGTTGCCAAGTGATTGTAGCCACCTTCCAAGTGGCTAAGTCGTTCTTCTGTCGTTGTCATGAATCACCCGTTATTGTCCCAGTTGAATTGCACGCTTGGCGCACTCCCACTTTAACGACCACAGAATGAATAATCAACCACGACATCGCTTACACGAACCACCTACCCGCTCTCACAATCCCGTT of Chloroflexota bacterium contains these proteins:
- a CDS encoding type II toxin-antitoxin system HicB family antitoxin yields the protein MNIQLTAIIEREGDGYVSLCPELDIASQGDSVPEARDNLREALELFFEVASDTEIERRLRGEVYITQVQIAVG
- a CDS encoding type II toxin-antitoxin system HicA family toxin; protein product: MARLRVLSGREVCRILANHGFAEVRRKGSHIIMRKVESDDTASIPVPDYRELRLGTLRAIIRQSGLPRELFE